From Toxorhynchites rutilus septentrionalis strain SRP chromosome 2, ASM2978413v1, whole genome shotgun sequence, a single genomic window includes:
- the LOC129765573 gene encoding uncharacterized protein LOC129765573, with translation MSHPSVALLSDFVGTFGDRSVSSSSPSVFAPFPASYGTVASSSKTCQTVTPVPVSDSTVLLFTALVKVRDNLGQYQVARALLDSGSQSNFISESLCQRLALSRSKVNLPVSSIGQAVVNVRYSVSVELSSRHGLFEQSMECLVLPKLTSSLPTRTVDVHTWKIPNNLPLADLQFNVSNGIDIIVGAELFSMILQAEQITFNEHLPVLQKTSLGFVIAGKVPTSTPSPVTCLISTLDNLDTHIKKFWEVEDFDHCKAYTAEEQQCETHFMNTHSRNAYGRYVVRLPVRLEMLPLIGETWSAAARRFSSVEKRFRNDTFFRSNNVQFMEEYIQLGHMEEVQTHVALSQFLPHHAISRPDSTTTKTRVVFDGSCKSTNHLSLNDLLLTGSTVQPTLLSIVLNFRFHRYVMTADIEKMYRQIMVHPEDRPLQQILWRQLESDPIKAYFLNTVTYGTSCAPFLATRTLNQLAEDEGEDFPLAKPIVRQDFYVDDVLTGSDSLDKLVESSKQLISLLGRAGFSLRKWSANHPKILEH, from the coding sequence ATGTCGCATCCCTCCGTAGCTTTGTTAAGTGACTTCGTTGGCACTTTTGGTGACCGTTCGGTTTCGTCGTCGTCGCCGTCGGTTTTTGCGCCCTTCCCCGCTTCGTACGGTACAGTCGCATCTTCCTCCAAAACCTGTCAGACAGTCACACCAGTTCCAGTTAGCGATTCCACTGTTTTGTTGTTCACTGCTCTTGTCAAAGTTCGAGACAATCTCGGCCAATACCAGGTCGCCCGTGCTCTTCTGGACAGCGGATCACAGTCAAATTTTATTTCCGAGTCGTTATGTCAACGCCTTGCATTGAGTCGCAGTAAAGTGAATCTGCCAGTAAGCAGCATCGGCCAAGCCGTTGTGAACGTCCGATACTCAGTGTCAGTGGAGTTATCATCTCGACATGGCTTATTCGAGCAGAGTATGGAGTGTCTAGTGTTACCGAAACTGACCAGCAGTCTGCCAACTAGGACGGTAGACGTTCATACCTGGAAAATTCCCAACAATCTACCATTAGCGGACCTACAATTCAACGTTAGCAATGGCATTGACATTATCGTTGGAGCTGAGCTGTTCTCCATGATTCTACAGGCAGAGCAAATCACTTTCAATGAACACCTTCCAGTACTTCAGAAAACGAGTCTGGGATTCGTCATCGCCGGAAAGGTTCCCACCAGTACACCTTCACCAGTTACGTGTCTTATTTCTACTCTTGACAATTTGGACACACATATCAAGAAGTTTTGGGAAGTGGAAGATTTCGATCATTGTAAAGCTTACACTGCTGAAGAACAGCAGTGTGAAACTCATTTCATGAATACTCACAGCCGGAATGCTTATGGACGTTACGTGGTCCGCCTGCCCGTTCGTCTAGAAATGCTCCCTCTTATTGGCGAAACATGGAGCGCAGCTGCTCGAAGATTTAGTTCTGTGGAGAAACGTTTCCGAAACGACACTTTTTTTCGCTCTAACAACGTTCAATTCATGGAGGAATATATACAGCTCGGCCATATGGAGGAGGTGCAGACTCACGTCGCGTTGTCCCAGTTCTTGCCCCATCATGCAATCTCTCGTCCTGATTCAACAACGACCAAAACCAGAGTGGTCTTCGATGGATCGTGCAAAAGCACCAACCACTTGTCGCTGAACGATCTCCTGCTCACAGGTTCCACGGTACAACCCACTCTTTTGTCCATAGTTCTCAATTTTCGTTTTCATCGGTACGTTATGACAGCAGACATCGAGAAAATGTACCGCCAGATCATGGTACACCCTGAAGACCGCCCATTACAGCAAATTCTTTGGAGGCAGCTTGAGTCCGATCCaataaaagcatattttttgaATACCGTCACTTACGGAACCTCGTGTGCTCCATTTCTTGCGACACGGACCCTTAACCAGCTAGCTGAAGATGAAGGAGAAGATTTTCCATTAGCAAAACCGATTGTGAGGCAGGATTTTTATGTGGATGATGTGTTGACGGGATCCGATAGTTTGGACAAACTGGTAGAATCTAGTAAACAGCTAATCAGTCTACTTGGCCGCGCCGGATTCTCTCTTAGGAAGTGGAGTGCTAATCATCCGAAGATTCTAGAACATTAA